The Streptomyces sp. NBC_01275 genome has a segment encoding these proteins:
- a CDS encoding amino acid permease — MSSTLFRTKKVEQSILDTEEPEHALKKSLSALDLTVFGVGVIIGTGIFVLTGTVAKNNAGPAVALAFVVAGVVCALAALCYAEFASTVPVAGSAYTFAYASLGELPAWIIGWDLVLEFALGTAVVAVGWSGYIASLLDNAGWHLPAALSGREGADGFGFDILAAALVLVLTAILVVGTKLSARVTSVVVAIKVTVVLTVIIAGAFFIEGDNYDPFIPKAQPVPAGDSLQSPLIQLMFGWAPANFGVMGIFTAASVVFFAFIGFDVVATAAEETRNPQRDMPRGIIGSLIICTTLYVAVSIVVTGMQNYRELSVDAPLADAFKATGHPWFAGFISFGAAVGLTTVCMILLLGQTRVFFAMSRDGLLPRFFSHVHPRFKTPHRPTILLGVIIAILAGFTSLSELAELVNIGTLFAFIVVAIGVVILRNTRPDLPRSFRTPWVPALPIVSVLASLWLMLNLPTETWLRFGIWMVIGFVVYFLYGRSHSRLGRERQATAGETPPAPGD, encoded by the coding sequence GTGAGCAGTACCCTCTTCCGGACGAAGAAGGTCGAGCAGTCCATCCTCGACACCGAGGAACCAGAGCACGCGCTCAAGAAGTCGTTGTCCGCGCTGGATCTGACCGTCTTCGGCGTCGGCGTCATCATCGGCACCGGCATCTTCGTCCTGACCGGCACGGTGGCCAAGAACAACGCCGGGCCCGCCGTCGCCCTGGCCTTCGTGGTGGCCGGCGTCGTCTGCGCGCTCGCCGCGCTCTGCTATGCCGAGTTCGCCTCCACCGTCCCGGTGGCGGGCTCCGCGTACACCTTCGCGTACGCCTCCCTGGGCGAACTGCCCGCCTGGATCATCGGCTGGGACCTGGTTCTGGAGTTCGCGCTGGGCACCGCGGTGGTCGCCGTCGGGTGGTCCGGCTACATCGCCTCGCTGCTGGACAACGCGGGCTGGCACCTCCCGGCGGCGCTCAGCGGGAGAGAGGGCGCCGACGGCTTCGGCTTCGACATCCTCGCCGCCGCCCTGGTCCTGGTCCTCACCGCCATCCTCGTGGTGGGCACGAAGCTCTCCGCGCGGGTCACCTCCGTCGTGGTCGCCATCAAGGTGACCGTCGTCCTGACCGTGATCATCGCGGGCGCCTTCTTCATCGAGGGCGACAACTACGACCCGTTCATCCCGAAGGCGCAGCCCGTGCCGGCGGGCGACAGCCTCCAGTCCCCGCTGATCCAGCTGATGTTCGGCTGGGCGCCCGCCAACTTCGGCGTGATGGGCATCTTCACCGCCGCCTCCGTCGTCTTCTTCGCCTTCATCGGCTTCGACGTCGTCGCCACCGCCGCCGAGGAGACCCGCAACCCGCAGCGGGACATGCCGCGCGGCATCATCGGCTCGCTGATCATCTGCACGACCCTGTACGTCGCCGTGTCGATCGTCGTGACCGGTATGCAGAACTATCGTGAGCTGTCCGTGGACGCCCCGCTCGCCGACGCCTTCAAGGCCACCGGGCACCCCTGGTTCGCCGGCTTCATCAGCTTCGGCGCCGCCGTCGGCCTGACGACCGTCTGCATGATCCTGCTGCTCGGCCAGACCCGGGTCTTCTTCGCGATGAGCCGCGACGGACTCCTGCCGCGCTTCTTCTCCCACGTCCACCCGCGGTTCAAGACCCCGCACCGGCCGACCATCCTGCTCGGCGTGATCATCGCGATCCTGGCCGGCTTCACCAGCCTCAGCGAACTCGCCGAGCTGGTGAACATCGGCACGCTGTTCGCCTTCATCGTCGTCGCGATCGGCGTCGTCATCCTCCGCAACACCCGCCCCGACCTGCCCCGTTCCTTCCGCACCCCCTGGGTGCCGGCCCTGCCGATCGTCTCGGTGCTGGCCTCCCTGTGGCTGATGCTGAACCTGCCCACCGAGACCTGGCTCCGGTTCGGCATCTGGATGGTCATCGGCTTCGTCGTCTACTTCCTCTACGGCCGCTCCCACAGCCGTCTCGGAAGGGAGCGGCAGGCGACGGCGGGGGAGACCCCTCCGGCGCCGGGAGACTAG
- a CDS encoding NTP pyrophosphohydrolase, with translation MDGPLDDDTDSTDSAPLLVIVDGANVVGSVPDGWWRDRRGAAERLRDRLAADGLPGHSGPVELVLVVEGAARGVEPVPGVRVEAAPGSGDDRIVELVAAAGGRPRLVVTADRELRRRVTDLGADVTGPRSVRG, from the coding sequence ATGGACGGCCCTCTGGACGACGACACCGACAGCACCGACAGCGCCCCTCTCCTCGTGATCGTCGACGGCGCGAACGTCGTCGGGTCGGTGCCCGACGGCTGGTGGCGGGACCGGCGCGGGGCCGCCGAGCGGCTGCGCGACCGGCTGGCCGCGGACGGACTCCCGGGGCACTCCGGGCCCGTGGAGCTCGTCCTGGTCGTCGAGGGCGCGGCCCGCGGGGTGGAGCCGGTGCCGGGCGTACGGGTCGAGGCGGCGCCCGGCAGCGGGGACGACCGGATCGTCGAGCTGGTCGCCGCGGCCGGCGGCCGCCCCCGTCTGGTCGTCACCGCCGACCGCGAGCTGCGTCGCCGGGTGACGGACCTGGGCGCGGACGTCACGGGACCACGGTCGGTACGGGGCTGA